The following are from one region of the Falco naumanni isolate bFalNau1 chromosome 20 unlocalized genomic scaffold, bFalNau1.pat SUPER_20_unloc_1, whole genome shotgun sequence genome:
- the ESPL1 gene encoding separin isoform X1 produces MVSHMKHPEGAGFATPTDSWMGIRELLAELWECLLSSPRDVSNASQATRLRKSQVCDRVLRVCVKQMAEPGGCPEHAASLVAVAEAACQGYLTAMPQPTPLYLEKILYHLLRNTASQGSGSACRKVADLLRTRLLTYRPGQVPATDFSAIAYSSFSVLWRGADALAEPDQPQEEGRAVLSARLQAVRFLLLLEQDGAALPPLQPPFFASQTAQQAAAAAALYKAQQAPSSAFLGRQLGDCLLAALRREATEPPTFQQSLCCFELILEQCRHLCMGGQYREAEEAVKDVRGFLGATSTSAKSFSDPLSLLEAGVQLSRALAKNTCAVGPPLAKAVVALGAAAAAPEPLLRVLAESCQFVVFPFSEYAKRSKQQPFSREDVLGFWAFVEGHCCVLQQLLERIPPDGVRQRLMVKQLLYRSLQLFATIAYDAFQCSQAAGWPGLEQLTEGCSRSVEWMLEALEEVPESERAKYLDITASCTFKLAYIFYNQNLHKEASSICDIFCTSLHMSDAYACPEIPVEKLHKCFRLQVECYRELGQLEAALACMVQWLAVLRDRIEELLAEPVSLWVRVKTDAVKQGAEELRLRTLKEGLEGHSLGTETLVTVLFAELKAYKAVRADTGQERYNILCDLLEVCSEQSDRLHERAVALTELAQVLCYHSYAQQTNCSSLDAVHEALRLLELVPRTAQNRDRLLDDQAQALLWLYICTLESQLEKNIERDQRGKAQALKNLDDFEPNDLNYEGRLLEDRFLYDGISFTLATETALSKSLDDAFSLWKQLLMTPGVPAVRSPEQTVASLRLLAVLYKLMAKPLQAMESYLLVRALCSALGDSLGMASALCQVTKLLFQLECPSYAQLFLEEMESCLQKANSSDNSYLLLQQSCLLLRSQLCCVSHRIEEGLTLLLEVLQNLVLKKITKVWYLLRAQVLQLVALYLSLPAARLSLELRQRIFVQGWKTPETALAEAQKLFRSIILLLLGSDVLGCQTSASSVRFVDYGDNLLLKWQVLADMLICSERLVALLSGLEVVCRAKAFCLDAVRLAVRLQVTRWCTSFLVLKAQLELQQGELELSHFDLQQALFLLESDTEFKASETQKGQMTILPRKGKLEGKKPQDPVCEPTGEEEGFLEGPALAFVATVSRPKKVDALTASPELKPERRKRLAFLAHPAACPCCLCSDLLLSALCLRWLLACAQRQLAAGSVAEGLGLIRAVLPRCAAVATRFAAQLRDKLGGSSLGQDLPALELLDSLVATGYATLALQSMASPEPAEELQEELEAGLTFLASCRPHLPSLEVSKASLLLSKAAATVCHLASKHGGPGDGVSAGSSLPVPTPAEPSAAAVPHAPRKDSAQPRRRNPKVASDPTVPKPGARSRRVKPLAAPNSSDVFALGDPDSEVPRIVIRPALVPCTPRQRAHPTAKAHAAPGPQTPFTIFSDSSPPTGRSRLLRAPRAAGRVKSHLKVVFSDDSDVEGPEAGLTPVAARKPRPPRSTGSSGKGSVAQPRRGRPRTGRAGTVAKGERVTRRAPSKTAEEERDLLRAIEEKEEEELDISFEVFRASKEEEEAPGRRQLPPCVEGTEHEVLQQDAGEDVLAARWLGSGDPPPREGTLSSTPSVAGDASSLDTALQLLKEAFDCIGHCPPGTLYSRICQLLALATGNRDPLATAYLLSESVSITTRHQLLSVVHRRMQKEKKAAGDVAEQLRGLSLQEGSTAPPSRCLAELEQLFMFSPSGLGSGERERFGAQLQQIPSGVTVCLLTLASVQPGSGGDTLLLTRLEKDTAPVNIRIPTALSKAPLRSVLSDFDTIQREQKETNCCTDKRDWWLRRSELDRRMKSLIETLETQVLGCWRGALIPAGPQPALAEEAARLHPRLRRCGWRDPDPTLLQVVLNAAALLAPCDLQALAFGLCPAQPHQAQLLLQEAVEKRRAGARQPGGSLVLVLDKHLQKLPWESMACLQALPVTRLPSLRFLLSYTLARKQQAGSVLSRGVNPSSTFYVLNPHRNLLGTEERFRGWFESEPGWKGVTGAVPSVEQMQAALVEHDLYIYAGHGAGARFLDGQTIARLDCRAVALLFGCSSAALVVRGGLEGSGIILKYIMAGCPLVLGNLWDVTDQDIDRYAQALLRGWLGGRPGTPLLPYAAQARQAPRLKYLVGAAPVAYGLPVCLQ; encoded by the exons ATGGTGTCGCACATGAAGCACCCCGAAGGAGCCGGCTTCGCCACCCCAACAGACAGCTGGATGGGCATACGTGAGCTGCTCGCTGAGCTGTGG GAATGCCTCTTATCCTCCCCGCGAGATGTCTCCAACGCCAGCCAGGCCACCAGGCTGCGGAAAAGCCAGGTCTGCGACAGAGTGCTGCGGGTTTGCGTTAAGCAAATGGCTgagcctgggggctgccctgaaCACGCCGCGAGCCTGGTAGCTGTAGCCGAGGCGGCATGCCAGGGCTACCTGACTGCCATGCCACAGCCGACTCCCCTCTACCTGGAGAAGATCCTTTACCACCTGCTCAGGAACACCGCCAGCCAGGGCAGCGGCAGTGCCTGCCGGAAGGTGGCCGACCTCCTCCGCACGCGGCTGCTGACCTACCGCCCTGGCCAGGTGCCTGCCACAGACTTCAGTGCCATCGCCTACAGCAGTTTCAGTGTGCTGTGGAGAGGGGCAGACGCCCTGGCCGAGCCTGACCAGCCACAGGAGGAGGGTAGAGCTGTCCTCTCGGCCCGTCTGCAAGCTGTGcgcttcctcctgctgctggagcaggatggGGCAGCCTtgccacctctgcagcccccctTCTTCGCCTCCCAGACGGCACAGCAGgcggccgctgctgccgccTTGTACAAAGCCCAGCAGGCACCATCCTCGGCTTTCCTCGGCCGACAGCTTGGGGACTGCCTGCTCGCAGCTCTGCGAAGGGAGGCAACAGAGCCGCCCACCTTTCAGCaatccctctgctgctttgaaCTCATCCTGGAGCAGTGCCGGCATCTCTGCATGGGCGGCCAGTACAGGGAGGCTGAGGAGGCAGTAAAGGACGTGAGGGGCTTTTTGGGGGCCACCAGCACTTCTGCAAAATCTTTCAGCGACCCCCTGTCCCTCCTGGAGGCTGGGGTTCAGCTGAGCCGGGCGCTGGCCAAGAACACCTGCGCTGTGGGGCCACCCTTGGCCAAGGCTGTGGTGGCTCTCGGcgcggcagcagcagccccggaGCCATTACTCAGAGTGCTGGCTGAGAGCTGCCAGTTCGTTGTCTTCCCCTTCAGCGAGTACGCAAAGagaagcaagcagcagcccTTCAGCCGGGAGGATGTGCTTGGCTTTTGGGCCTTCGTTGAGGGGCACTGCTGTGTCCTGcaacagctgctggagagg ATTCCTCCCGATGGTGTCAGGCAGAGGCTGATGGTGAAGCAGCTGCTCTACCGCAGCCTCCAGCTCTTTGCCACTATAGCCTATGATGCCTTCCAGTGCTCCCAG GCGGCGGGCTGGCCAGGTCTGGAGCAGCTGACggagggctgcagcaggagcgtGGAGTGGATGCTGGAGGCACTGGAGGAGGTCCCCGAGAGCGAGCGAGCCAAGTACCTTGACATCACCG CGTCATGCACATTCAAGCTGGCCTACATCTTCTACAACCAGAACCTCCACAAGGAGGCCAGCTCCATCTGCGACATCTTCTGCACGAGCCTGCACATGTCAGATGCCTATGCGTGTCCAGAGATCCCTGTGGAGAAG CTGCACAAATGCTTCAGGCTGCAGGTGGAATGCTACcgggagctggggcagctggaggcagcccTGGCATGCATGGTGCAGTGGCTGGCCGTGCTGCGGGACCGCATcgaggagctgctggcagaacCTGTCTCCCTCTGGGTCAGAGTCAAAACGGACGCTGTGAAGCAGGGGGCTGAGGAGTTACGGTTGCG GACCCTGAAGGAAGGCTtggaggggcacagcctgggcaCAGAGACCTTGGTGACGGTCCTCTTTGCGGAGCTGAAGGCCTACAAGGCTGTCCGAGCCGACACGGGGCAGGAACGCTACAACATCCTCTGCGACCTGCTAGAGGTCTGCTCGGAGCAGAGCGACCGCCTGCATGAGCGAGCCGTCGCCTTGACAGAGCTGGCCCAGGTCCTGTGCTACCACAGCTACGCCCAGCAGACTAATTG CTCCTCCCTGGATGCGGTCCACGAAGCCTTGCGGCTGCTGGAGTTGGTACCCAGGACCGCCCAGAACCGGGACCGGCTCCTTGATGACCAGGCGCAGGCTCTTCTCTGGCTCTACATCTGCACCCTGGAGTCCCAGCTGGAGAAG AACATAGAAAGGGACCAGAGAGGTAAAGCTCAGGCACTGAAGAACCTGGATGACTTTGAGCCCAATGACCTCAACTACGAAGGCAGGCTGCTGGAGGACAGGTTCCTGTATGACGGCATCTCCTTCACCCTGGCGACAGAGACCG CCCTGTCCAAAAGCCTGGATGATGCCTTCTCGTTGTGGAAGCAGCTGCTGATGACGCCGGGTGTGCCAGCCGTGCGCAGCCCTGAGCAGACTGTGGCTTCCCTGCGCCTCCTGGCAGTTCTCTACAAACTGATGGCCAAG cccctgcaagCCATGGAGAGCTACCTCCTGGTCAGAGCCCTGTGCAGCGCGCTTGGGGACAGCTTGGGCATGGCCAGTGCCCTGTGCCAGGTCACCAAGCTGCTCTTCCAGCTGGAGTGCCCCAGCTATGCCCAG cttttcctggaGGAGATGGaatcctgcctgcagaaggccAACAGCAGTGACAATTcctacctgctgctgcagcaatcCTGCCTCTTGCTGcgcagccagctgtgctgcgTCAGCCACCGG ATTGAGGAGGGTCTCACCCTGTTGCTGGAGGTGCTCCAGAACCtggttctgaaaaaaatcacgAAGGTCTGGTACCTGCTGCGAGCCCAGGTCCTTCAGCTGGTGGCCCTCTACCTGAGCCTCCCTGCTGCCCGCCTCTCACTGGAGCTCCGGCAGCGGATCTTTGTGCAAG GGTGGAAGACGCCCGAGACGGCTCTTGCCGAAGCCCAGAAGCTTTTCCGCAGCAtcatcctcctgctgctgggcagcgaCGTGCTGGGCTGTCAGACGTCGGCGTCCAGTGTCCGGTTTGTAGATTACG GGGACAACCTGCTGCTGAAGTGGCAGGTGCTGGCTGACATGCTGATCTGCTCCGAGCGCCTGGTGGCTCTCCTCAGCGGGCTGGAGGTGGTGTGCAGAGCCAAAGCCTTCTGCCTGGATGCCGTCAGGCTGGCCGTGCGGCTGCAGGTCACCCGCTG gtgtACATCTTTCCTGGTGCTGAAggcccagctggagctgcagcagggtgagcTGGAGCTGAGCCACTTTGACCTCCAGCAGGCTCTCTTCCTTCTGGAGTCTGACACCG AGTTTAAAGCCAGCGAGACACAGAAAGGCCAGATGACGATCCTGCCCAGGAAGGGCAAACTCGAGGGCAAGAAGCCCCAGGACCCTGTCTGTGAGCCCaccggggaggaggaggggttCCTGGAGGGCCCCGCGCTGGCGTTTGTGGCAACGGTGAGCAGGCCAAAGAAGGTGGACGCTCTCACCGCCTCGCCAGAGCTGAAGCCCGAGAGAAGGAAGAGACTGGCCTTCCTCGCCCACCCGGcagcctgcccctgctgcctctgctccgACCTGCTGCTCTCGGCGCTCTGCCTGCGCTGGCTCCTCGCCTGCGCCCAACGCCAGCTGGCGGCCGGCAGCGTGGCCGAGGGACTGGGTCTGATCCGTGCCGTGCTGCCGCGCTGCGCTGCCGTGGCCACCCGCTTCGCCGCCCAGCTGCGAGACaagctggggggcagctctctCGGCCAGGACTTGCCTGCGCTGGAGCTGCTGGACAGTCTGGTGGCCACTGGCTATGCCACCTTGGCCCTTCAGAGCATGGCCAGCCCTGAGCCGGcggaggagctgcaggaggagctggaggcagggctgaCCTTCTTGGCGTCCTGCAGACCCCACCTGCCCAGCCTGGAGGTCTCCAAggccagcctgctgctcagCAAAGCCGCGGCCACGGTTTGCCACCTGGCCTCCAAGCACGGTGGCCCCGGGGATGGTGTGTCTGCTGGCTCTTCGCTTCCCGTGCCGACCCCGGCGGAGCCCAGCGCGGCGGCCGTGCCCCACGCCCCCAGGAAGGACTCGGCTCAGCCCCGAAGGCGCAATCCCAAGGTGGCGTCGGACCCCACCGTGCCCAAGCCCGGAGCGAGGAGCCGGCGCGTGAAGCCCTTGGCTGCGCCCAACAGCAGCGACGTCTTCGCTCTGGGTGACCCTGACAGCGAGGTGCCCCGCATCGTCATCCGGCCGGCGCTGGTGCCCTGCACCCCACGCCAGAGAGCCCATCCCACCGCGAAGGCGCACGCGGCCCCCGGTCCCCAGACTCCCTTCACCATCTTCAGCGACTCCTCCCCACCCACCGGCCGGTCCCGGCTCCTGCGGGCACCCAGAGCCGCGGGGAGGGTCAAGTCCCACCTGAAG GTGGTGTTCAGTGATGACAGCGACGTGGAGGGTCCCGAAGCGGGGCTGACCCCTGTAGCTGCCCGCAAACCTCGGCCCCCCAGATCGACAGGGTCCAGCGGCAAGGGCAGCGTGGCGCAGCCCCGGAGAGGGCGGCCACGCACCGGCCGAGCCGGGACGGTGGCGAAGGGGGAGCGGGTGACCCGCAGGGCTCCCAGCAAGACAGCGGAGGAGGAGCGGGACCTTCTGAGGGCCATcgaggagaaggaggaggaagagcttGACATCAGCTTTGAGGTCTTTCGGGCCTccaaggaagaggaggaagccccag gcaggagacagCTGCCTCCCTGTGTGGAGGGCACGGAGCACGAGGTCCTGCAGCAGGACGCTGGCGAGGATGTCCTGGCGGCACGGTGGCTGGGCAGCGGGGACCCACCACCCCGGGAGGGGACCCTCTCCTCCACCCCATCCGTGGCAGGCG ATGCCTCCTCGCTGGACACGGCCCTCCAGCTCCTGAAAGAGGCTTTTGACTGCATCGGCCACTGCCCCCCCGGGACACTCTACAGCCGgatctgccagctcctggctctgGCCACCGGCAACCGGGACCCCCTCGCCACGGCGTACCTGCTCTCCGAGTCGGTCTCCATCACCACCCGCCACCAGCTGCTCAGCGTCGTCCACAGGAGGATGCA gaaggagaagaaagcagcGGGGGACGTGGCTGAGCAGCTCCGTGGGCTCTCCCTGCAGGAGGGGAGCactgccccccccagccgctGCCTCGCCGAGCTCGAGCAGCTCTTCATGTTCAGCCCCTCGGGGCTGGGGTCCGGGGAGCGGGAGAGGTTCggggcacagctgcagcagatccCCAGCG GGGTGACGGTGTGCCTGCTGACCCTCGCCAGCGTCCAGCCTGGCTCCGGAGGGGACACGCTGCTGCTGACGCGGCTGGAGAAGGACACGGCGCCCGTGAACATCCGCATCCCCACCGCGCTCTCCAAG gcCCCGCTGCGCTCGGTGCTGAGCGACTTCGACACTATCCAGAGGGAGCAGAAGGAAACCAACTGCTGCACGGACAAGCGGGACTGGTGGCTGCGCCGCTCCGAGCTGGACCGCAGGAtgaag AGCCTCATCGAGACCCTGGAGACGcaggtgctggggtgctggaggggggCCCTGATCCCTGCTGGCCCCCAGCCCGCGCTGGCCGAGGAAGCCGCCCGCTTGCACCCCCGGCTGCGCCGCTGCGGCTGGAGGGACCCGGATCCCACCCTGCTCCAG gTGGTGCTCAATGCCGCTGCCCTCCTTGCCCCCTGCGACCTGCAAGCCCTGGCCTTCGGCCTCTGCCCGGCGCAGCCCCACCAGGCTCAGCTCCTCTTGCAGGAGGCGGTGGAGAAGCGGAGAGCTGGTGCCAGGCAGCCCGGCGGCTCCCTCGTCCTGGTTCTGGATAAG CACCTACAGAAGCTGCCCTGGGAGAGCATGGCGTGCCTGCAGGCCCTGCCCGTCACCAGGCTGCCTTCCCTGCGCTTCCTGCTCAGCTACACCCTGGCACGGAAG cagcaggcaggatcCGTGCTGAGCCGCGGTGTGAACCCCAGCAGCACCTTCTACGTCCTCAACCCGCACCGCAACCTCCTGGGCACAGAGGAGCGATTTCGGGGCTGGTTTGAGAG cGAGCCCGGATGGAAGGGGGTGACGGGAGCCGTCCCGAGCGTGGAGCAGATGCAGGCAGCCCTGGTGGAGCACGACCTCTACAT CTACGCGGGGCACGGAGCTGGTGCCCGGTTCCTGGACGGCCAGACCATCGCCCGGCTGGATTGCCGTGCTGTCGCCCTGCTCTTCGGCTGCAGCAGCGCCGCGCTGGTGGTCCGCGGGGGCCTGGAGGGCTCCGGCATCATCCTCAAGTACATCATGGCCGGCTG CCCCCTCGTCCTGGGGAACCTGTGGGATGTGACAGATCAGGACATCGACCGCTACGCGCAGgcgctgctgcggggctggctgggggggcggccgggcacCCCCCTCCTGCCCTACGCCGCCCAGGCACGCCAAGCCCCCCGCCTCAAGTACCTGGTGGGGGCGGCCCCCGTCGCCTACGGGCTGCCCGTCTGCCTGCAGTGA